The stretch of DNA ggctttgctaaatccgtagtggaaagtagacacggtggcaatgtcgtaattacgtacaaatttgttttaattatcttccactaccgatctaggattcaccggtagtggaatcctaatagtgttattatttttttcatattcccacttttcactaccgatctaggattcaccggtagtggaatcctaatagtgttattatatttttcatattgtcattttcattcCCAATTTTCATACGCGTTCAATCTCCCTCCCACTGCAAACTCTCCATTCTCAATCGTCCCAAGTTCTTCCAAATCGTCCCAagttcttcaaatcaaacactccaatttcccaatcattctccaatctctccattctccattctccattctccattctccaatctctccaatttcattcggtttcattctccaaaccctagaaTGCTTGAATCGCCTCCAAATTTCTTCGTTTTTATTCGGTAaaggtatgaataaatcaaacttcctccaaatttcattcgttttcgttttcattcattttcattcttgttcattcgttttcattcgcttgggttttcattcgttttcattcacGTCGTTTTCGTGGGTCTGTGATGTTCATTTCTGTGTGGGTCTGTGTTTTTTTGTGTgggttttcattcttcttctgcttgatggcttgatgatgagaatgtcaatataaaaatacaaatttgcatGAGATTTGGAAGTCTGTGTAGGTCTGTGTAGGTCACTTTAGCATGAGATTTAATGAAAAGTAAAAAGATATATGGTCATTTCtgtttatgatatttattttgctgctattttgattattttttacttcataGATGATATGTAATGCTTGTGCTGTGCAGGGGTTGCTGTGTTAGGCGGTGATTGCTGCTCCTGCGTTAGGCGGTGATTGCTGCTCCTGCGTGTTGCTTGTGCTGTGCAGGGGCTGGTGTTGCTCTTTTTTGGTGTTGTCATCTTTGTTTGAAGTTAGAAGGTTCAATCACGGTCTCATCTACAGGTACcgattctatttcaaaacatagaagctataggctatgaatttttattaaaatagaatgCATAATGTAGTCATTCTGTTAtaggctatgaatttttattaaaatagggcGAGAGAATGTTTCGCAATAGTAACAACCTAGTCATTCCTTTAACTTAGAATGCATAAATTTCGAAACGTAGGTATGGACCGTAGTTGGATGAGAGCTAATCGATTAAGTACTGAGTACAGACATGGAGTGATGGAATTTCTACAGTTTGCGGAAAGTAATGCTGAACTAGAACGTCCTCCTCCTGAATTTCCTCCACTTTTTCTATGTCCGTGTATAAATTGTGCAAATAAAGAACCAAAACGTACTAAGAAAGAAATCATGAATCATCTAATTTGTGACgggatttgtcaaaattatacacaatGGATATGGCACGGTGAAGTAGTTGCAATGCCAAGTGTGTCCCATAGAGAAAGTGGTAGTGTGGATATCGATGATCGACTGGAAGACATGATGCGTGATATTGGAGAAGATTCGTTTAAGAGGGCGCATGTGTATGAAACTTTATGCAGTGACAAGGATGAACCATTGTATCCGGGATGCACAAATTTTACCCGTTTGTCTGCGgtgttaaaattgtttaatttgaaaGCAAAAAATGGGTGGACCGACAAAAGTTTCACTGAATTGCTTGAATTGTTGATACAAATGCTTCCAGAAGGTAATGTAATGCCAAATCGTTATTACGAGGCGAAAAAAGTATTGTGTCCAATGGGTTTGGAGTATGAAAAGATACATGCATGCCCTAATGATTGTATATTATACCGAAAAGAGTTTGTAAACTATAATCATTGTCCGACATGTAAGGCGTCTCgctacaaaaagaaagatggtgATTCTAGTGATGATGAGGTGACCAAAACGGGTCCTCCCGCGAAAGTCGTATGGTACCTACCAATAATTTCAAGGTTCAAGAGATTGTTTGCTAATGCAAATGACGCAAAGAATCTTAGATGGCATGcagaagagagaaaatgtgatGGCCAAATTCGCCATGTAGCTGATTCTTTGCAATGGAAGAAAATTGACTCTTTGTTTCCAAATTTTGGCAAAGAGTCGAGAAACCTTAGACTTGGACTTGCTACTGATGGAATGAATCCGTTTGGTAATCAAAGTACTAACCATAGTTCATGGCCTGTTCTCCTGATGATTTACAACCTATCTCCTTGGTTGTGCATGAAgcgtaaatatattatgttatcgaTGATGATTTCAGGCCCAAGACAACCAGGAAATGACATAGATGTTTATCTAAGTCCactaattgatgatttgaaagtGTTGTGGGAGGAAGGAGTGGATGTTTTTGATTCGTATTCTGGTGAACAGTTCAACATGCGTGCCATGTTGTTTTGCACCATCAACGACTTTCCGGCATACGGCAATTTGTCTGGGTATTCCGTTAAAGGGCATAATGCGTGTCccatatgtgaaaaaaaaacatgttataaGCAACtgaaaaatggaaagaagacTGTTTATCTTGGCCACCGAAAATTTCTAAATCGTTATCATCCATATCGTAGATTGCGAAAAGCTTTTGACGGAGACCAAGAGAATGGTGTTGCTCCAACGCCCTTAACTGGAGAGGAAGTTTATGAACGACAACGAGACATTAATGTTGTCTTCGGAAAGTGCCAAAAGCCAAAAGGGAGAGTGCCAAAAGCGAAAGTGCCAAAAGCCGAAAGTGAAAGTGTCAAAAGGAAAAAGCAGCCTGTTGTGAAAAGTATATGGAAAAAGAGGTCAGTGTTCTTTGATCTTCCATATTGGTCTAGTCTTGATGTAAGACATTGTATTGATGTGATGCACGTGGAGAAAAATGTATGTGATAGTGTAATTGGAACACTTCTCGACATTAAAGGCAAGACAAAAGATGGTGCACATGCTCGTCTtgatatggatttgatgggTATACGACAAGAGTTATTACCACAAAAAATCAATGACAAGACATATTTGCCTCCCGCGTGTCACACTTTGTCTAAAGACGAGAAAACAAGTTTTTGCAAGTGTTTACAAAGTATCAAAGTGCCACATGGTTACTCGTCAAATGTCAAGAGCCTTGTATCAATGAAAGATCTCAAATTAATCGGCTTAAAATCTCATGATTGTCATGTCTTGATGCAACAACTACTACCTGTGGCTATTCGTGGGATATTGCCCGATAATGTTAGGAAAGCTATATGCAGGTTGTGCTTATTCTTCAATGCAATATGTTGTAAAGCAATTGATCCATTGAAGTTAGACGAGTTGGAAAACGAAGCTGCAGTTATCTTGTGTCAATTGGAGATGTATTTTCCTCcttcattttttgacattatGGTTCATTTGATTGTTCATCTAGTAAGGGAGATTAGATTGTGTGGCCCAATTTATTTACGGTGGATGTATCCAATAGAGCGATACATGAAGATCCTAAAAGGGTATACAAAAAACCCACACCGTCCGGAAGCTTCGATTGTTGAGAGGTACATTGCAGAAGAAGCTATTGAGTTTTGTTCAAACTATTTGTCAGAAGTGGATGCTATAGGGGTTCCCAAGTCTCGTCATGATGGAAGATGTGACGGTGTGGGCACGCAAGGTTTAAATGTCAAGAGCATGCATATTGATATAATTCTTCAAGCGCATTTGTATATATTGAATAACACTGATGAAGTTCAACCTTACTTGTCTGCTCACAAAAGCATCATAAAGAAAATTCACGATAAGATGAATGAAAAATGGGTGTTAAGAGAGCATAATAAGAAATTCTCAGAGTGGTTTAAAGAAAAGGTCTGCCAAGATGATAGTGTTTCCGATACAATAAAGTGGTTGTCCTATGAGCCTAAATGTAACATATTGACTTGGAGTGCATATGATATTAACAAAACTTCCTTTTATACAAAATCAAAGGATGACCGCAGTACCATGCAAAATAGTGGGGTTATGATTGTGGCAGAGTCCATGCACTTCTCtagttccaaagataaaaatccggTTATGGCATCTACACCCTACTTTGGGGTGATTGAAGAGATCTGGGAGGTTGATTACGTTGTGTTTAAAGTGCCTTTATTTAAATGTAAATGGATTGATATCAACAATGGTGTGAGAATTGATGAATTAGGATTTACAATAGTTGATCTTTGCAAGTTAGCTTATAAAGACGAACCTTTCATCATGGCATCCCAAGCAAAACAAGTGTTTTATGTCAAAGATCCTTCTAATGAACGGTGGTCGGTGGTTCTACAAGGAAAAAATGTGCATGGTAGTTATGAAAATCAAGAGCTTGATATTTCCGAAATTCCTCCTTTCTCATCAGATGTGCCTACCTTCATTGAAGAAAACGAAGAGGATGATGTGCATGCAGCTATTCGTTTAGATCATGACGAAGGAATATGGGATTAGAGAAGAAAAAGCTGCAGATGCTAGCATATCATTGCTTTTCtccttttattttgattatgttttgatGTGCTGTTTATGTAATGCATCTGTAATGTTTTGAATATGTACTGTTAGTTTTTAgcttttatgttttgaaaaaaaaacttctgcTACTGCTGTATTGTTTAAATACTTGAACCTTAAGAAATCTGTTTTGAGATTCTGGGCAATATAACTTATGTTTAATTATGAGCTtgtgcttatttttttttctgcataatttgatatttaaaatgGTTAGAAccattttctgcataatttttttttctgcataatctGATTCAACCGACAATAtaacttttttgtgttttgtgtaaACAGATACGATATGGCTGATTCAACCGACAACTCTGCTGAAACTAGTCAACGTAATAAAAAAAGTGTTAGAGGTCCCACTATGTTGAAAGCAATTGAAAACGTTCGTAAATCGGGTATAAAGATCCCTCTCCAGTTTGATCTAGAAACTGGAGAGTGTTATGGTAACAATGCCTCCCATTTTAAGAGTTACGTAGCACTtcttactcgagaaagatgCAGTATTGCGAAAGAGTTGTGGAAACATATACCTGAAGGAGTAAAAAATGCTATGTGGACAGATATTAAGGTAtttgaaattcaacattttgttatattttattatcatatCAAATACATCTTATGCtaacaccaaattttttaatgtaaatattttaggCTATTTTTGTTATACCCGAGTTTGATGATGCAAAAAGGAAtgatcattttaagaaaatatggtTTCACTATGCGGCGGAGCGGTGGAAAGATTTTAAATCACGGTTGACTAGAACTTATATCACAGACCCCAAACCAGATGACGTTCCTCCATACGTCAAGTATCCTTACATCAAAAAAGATATATGGGAAGAGTTTGTGAAGTATCGACAGACCTCTGATTTTAAGGTTAGTGtaatttcaaaatcattaaacTGTGTTGACTGCTGCTACTGCTGCTACTGCTGCTACTGTGTTAAATATTGTGTTTTGtgatttgtgattttgtgatttttatgtCTTGACTGCTGCTACTGCGCTAAAACCGCGCTAAAACTGCGCTAAAACCGCGCGGAAACTGCTGTTTCTGTCTTTAACATTGCCTAAAACTGTGATTCTGCTGAAACTGCGTTAAAACATTGCCTAAACTGCTGAAACTGTGACTGAAACTGTCTTTAACATTGTTGGTAGTCTGCTGAAACTTGACTGAAACTGAAACTTGACTGAAACTTGACTGAAACTGTCTTTAACATTGCCTAAGTCTGCTGAAACTGCTGAAACTGCTGAATGTGATTTTTACATTActaattatttgagtttataatAGGAAAAAAGTCAAAAGGGTAGGGAGAATCATGCAAAGAATGTTTACCCACATGTATTATCCCGTGGAGGGTATAAGAGGCTCGAGGAGCAGATGATCAATGAAAAGAGATTGTCCTTATCGAAAGATAGTTCTGGCTTAACTGATGATGATCGTCATCCATCTCCACCGGAACGCTATGAGACATGGACGAGAGCACGACAAAAGAAAGGGGGAGAATTCACATCCGAGCCTGTAAAAAAAGTTGCTGAGAAAATTGTAAGTAACATTATAATCATGCTTTTGCTTCAAGTAACACAATTATTTACTATATTGTGACTTTGTTTGTGCATGTTGTAGGAGAAAATTGTTGAAGACTCAAAAAAGGGTGACTTTGTTCCAACGAGACGTCACGATGTCCTAACAGAAGCCATTGGAACACCTGAGCATGGTGGTAGTGTTCGTGGTGTtggaaaaaaacataacattacCACTTACTGGGGAAGATCAAAGGTTTCACGTCAAAGTCAAGGTATAGATGTCAAAGAGCAACTAGCAGCATTTAAAGCAGATTTGGAAGCTAAGTTTGAGGAAAAGTTGGCGCAAGAGCGTAAGATGATGCAAGATTCTCTTATGGAGACACTAAAGTCCATGGGTTTATCCCAAACCTCTGATACAAATAATAGAGTCATGGTACCTGAAGCGCAAACTGAACAACTTGTTGTCACCGGAAGCGCAAAAGGGAGTTGTTCTCCTGCACCGGTCAAGATGCAAAATGAACTCAAGGAGGTTGTTGTCACTGAAAGCGCAAAAGGAAGTCGTTCTCCTGCACCGGTAGCAGAGGCTCAAGATAACATGGACGATGTTCAGAAATTGTTAATGATGGTTCTGAAAAGGGGTGATGATCATTTGGATGTAGAATTAATTCATTGTTCAATGTGTACTAATTTTCTCATGTCTTGCAAGTGTATAAGAGAGTTGTTGGTGGGTTTTATTTGGCTCGACATGAGTACTCTAAGTGTTTGGTGCTCGTAAGTGTACTTTCTTATTTACTACTATCTCAATATctgttaatatgttatatatctctcctaactttaaaattatattcaggTACATTCATCGTTTATGCATTGAAAACAACACCACAAATGTATATGGAATTTTGGAACCAACTTTTCTGAACATTGTTGGTGATGCTGGGAAAAAAAGTGATCagagaatatctcaaagtaAATGCAAGAAATACATCCAGCATAAGttacaaaatgaaaagaaagagtgtCAATTATTACCATTTAACCATGGGTAAGTTTGtatgaatttgtgtatttttttaatacttatttattttttataactcaTAGTTATTAACAATATAATACTGCTTCCACGCACGCGTACAGAGGACATTGGCAGTTGATAGTACTTTGTCCAAAGATAAATACCGTGGTTGTTATTTGTTCACTACATTGGAAACTTAATCCAATAATGGagaaaattgtttcaaggtaattaagtttatactttaggggttttggttatatactataaacataaattattacaaattttatatgattttatgcggcttttttttcttatgaattagTGTTTTTACGGTTGATCAAATGGCGAATGGCAATAGAAAGAACAATACCGTATGGCTTTATCCACAAGTAAGTGTGGTAttctaactttatatatatttacttttttgataagtaagtgtggtattttttgatcaaatgttactatatataatttgtaggcgaggaaacaatataattcaaatgacTGTGGATactatgtaatgaaaaatatgttggacaTTGTCACTGCTAAGATAACTGATTCTTGGATGgaggtaataatttttattttttatacatcaataattttttataaccgagtcaagaatagttttatattattatttacttattgTAGGTATTTAATGACCCAAAAGAGTTAACAGCTGAGGAGATGTATGAATTGCGATTACGTTGGTCAACATATTTTTTGGAGTTATTGGAGGGTTAAGATTTATCTGGTGAGTTATAGAATAGTTaattatttgaactttgtttttgcAAATTGGTCTATTCAATACATTGCAGCAATTTTAGTTTACAATTgtttatttgaactttgtttctgTCAAATTTGAGATTCTGCAGGGTGATGAATTGGTTATTAGCTTTAGTTTGAGTCTTGGAAGCAGATCAGgtgatggaattggtattttgGCTCGGATGTGCATTCTCACTGTTTTGGACTGTTTATTTTGGACTATTTTAGGATGGTTTTATGAAGGAATTGGTATTAGAATTGGTATTTTTgtgatggaattggtattttatgaaggattggtattttagaattggtattttaggaattggtattttaggattggtattttaggaattggtattttaggactGTTTATCAGGTGATGGAATTTTATGATGCTGTTGCTGAGAAGCATAGTTTAACTGCACATGAATTGTTTGATGGAAATGATCTTGCTACTTTCTTATCTAATTTGCATCAAGATGTTGGAAATTTAAAGGCAATTGTTGTGTGGTTATTGGTTGCTAGTGCAACTGATTTTTAACATATAGCTTTAGCACTAGCAGCAATGGCTCATTCTTTGGGGTCTGTGATGAAATTTGGTCATGTTACAAAACTACACACCTGCACTACTAATATGCAGGCACAGGATGctacaaaaaaacgaaaaaaaaaaataaaactaacataccactactgatatttataacaatcagtagtgaaaactaacataccactaccggtatttacaaataccggtagtggaatcccagattctaaaaaaaaaaaaatgaaaaccatacataccactaccggtatttgtaaacaccggtagtggaatcccagactctaaaaaaaaaaaaaatgaaaaccatacataccactaccggtatttacaaataccggtagtggaatcccagactataaaaaaaaaaaaaatgaaaaccatacataccactaccggtatttacaaataccggtagtggaatcccagactataaaaaaaaaaaaatgaaaaccatacataccactaccggtatttacaaataccggtagtggaatcccagactataaaaaaaaaaaaaaatgaaaaccatacataccactacggatattgaaaatacccgtagtggaatctcatacataccactaccggtatttgtaaaaaccgtcgtggaatcctcataaatttaattaataatacagtagaaacctgacataccacgacgggtataaaaagacccgtcgtggaaagtattgacttacaacgacgagtgtgtttactaccggccgcggccagtagtggaatccctatttggccggtagtggaatcccctttctgcactagtgacTTCAAATCCCAATTTGGTCCGATCTAATGAAAATCTTACTATTAAgagactcttttttttttttgaagaagccaaaatgaaatatattaacacatACAGTCTCCTCAGCGCAAGACGTGCCAAGGTAGactaaaaaagtttacaatagaGTCGTAGGGATGCAATCacaatcaaatcatacaagacCCAAGCACAACAATAGACTAGACCGCCAGCTATGgtagttcaaagctaaagtaatactcgtcgacttcaaccacctaaatgagaaaagcttgatcttatccaacaaaagatgaggtgtgcctgttgagcctttgaacaatcgatgatttctctctgtccatatcaCCCAAACACAAACTAGCCAAAGAAGCTGTAGAAAAGACCGTCGCGCTCGAGATACACCTGCCGAAGCTgtaaactggacaaaatgatcacgcaaAGTGGTAAAATCCATCGGAGAAATGCCAACCCACGCACAAACTAGATCCCAAAGAGAGCCAGCAAAGCTACAAGATAAAAATAAGTGATGGACCGACTCAGTCTCTCCACAACCAAACACACAAGAATCAACGGTAGAAGACAGAACTCCTCGAGTGACCAGGTTGGCTCTCGTGGGCAACCTATCCCGCAATAAGCGCCACGCAAAGATAGAAACCTTCAACGGAACCTGAGGGTGCCAAATAAGATTTTCCGCATCATGTAAGGCAACATAAACCTGATGAGTCAGAATCTGATAACCTTCCGCAACAGTATACCCTGCATCAGGATCTGCTATTAAGAGACTCTTAGGGGTGTATTTGAAGTATGGTCAGCCCCTATGCATCTGCTACATGGGCTATGAAGTAGAGCCTCATAAAATTGGACgtctaataaaaaatattataggatAGTAGTATTATTAAATTAGGGTATTGATGATAGTCaattatattatgtttttaGTAGAAATTTAGGGTAGTtctaatagcaattgaagcccaaaagcaagcaaatacctggaaaagcgaagttacttggcccaaaagcaagaaaagtggaaaaagcagcaaaaaggggcaaaaatgtaataaacaACGCAATCCATCGTCCCTACGATGAGATtcagcgtggcgcgatgagaaaatggtttaaattgaagaaaatcagcaacaaatctttaccatcgtaccatgatgacttgtcatcgtggcacgatgaaaggcagttgaagaaaacagaaaatctggagaagatcttccatcgtaccacgatatgatccatcgttgTCACGATAAGGcgaaattacacgccatcgtggccacgatgggtgcgatggatgtgcagaaaaagctcaaacccagctgaaaaactataaatagagccttcctccttcactattattcattccaaaatattcagaaatcactcaacaatagtGATACTAAAAGAGAGTTGGGAGAattctaaggaggaggcaaggaggttCTTTTCtgttctgtctttgtaatttatttttcctaggttaggtggagtcgatgaACTCTCatacgaatgcttggttttgtataatttgggtataaattcagtTGTTCCTAttgaaactcttttattgtttggtttttatatttattttaatactgatcacactagaataaaattaaatccAAGGAAATTAGTGGATATCAGATAGGAAACGAAGGTAAttatcccgaacgaaggacggtgTGCTAAGGtccaacatgagaccattaaattcagtatccgaggtcttagtataggattaaaATCTTAGTCTAGAACGATAAATTCTGCCTGAAGTCAGAGTTAGGCCTAGTTTGAGGAACACGTGACAGCTTGCGACACATTGAGCCTTAAGGATAATGATACCAAAGTTTAAACGAGTAAGTGGAACCGACTGGGGCGAGGATATTTAAGCAGAGTAAAGGCAACCCTAACTAGGCTCTGActagtttgtaatagaaatagggaacgagTGCTTTCGAACCTATTTTAGAAGACTAATCCTGATAGAGGGGAACAAGGGAattaaccaccaagcaggagtaagagAGGGATTagaaaacacttaaccaccccgcgtggacacacacacacacacacctttaTTTACTTTTTCAGTTATTTACTTTCCTACAATTTacttttacccgcacaactatctctaaacaacaaagcgaatgcaaaaccaTTCcaaagcgaaactagtaattttgacACAATCCTTATGGAGAActataacttatcactttattacttggttgcgattctgtgcacttgcagagccaccatcaGGTATAAAATGAGGGATTGTGGAATATAAGTATTTAAGATTCTCTTTATTCTAAAATGAGAGATTTATTAGTTGCAAAATGTCTTTAAAGAGATTGGTCTATTGTGAAGGGTCTTACCTtattaggggtgatcgtatccgaaccaatctaAAAGTAAAACCGTAAAtcgaaccaatccaaaccgaaaaccgcaaaaaaccgcatttagtttggtttgcggttttcatttcgaaaaaccaaaccaaaccgcaatacttaactCTATCAAGTATTAACAATCAAGTGATCAatccaaattgagttcataAAATAGTAGGTTGtcaaaatatatcatttcacGTGATCCAGAactatattgttggtattaaaaataagttattatgttATGTAATTTCTGTATATGCATCTtgtatcatgtaaacaataaaataaattaaaatttcctatgtttattttgtaacaagttggaaatattgtcatattttttatatcgtgataaGCCGCAAAAACCGGACCAACCATAACCGCATTgctttggtttggtttggttttgatgaatttttaaaaaccaaccgaactacatgcatttttatcttGCGGTTAGGACGACTTTTATACTCCAAACCGAACTAAATCGCATCGCGAGCACCCCTACACCTTATAGATAATTGGTGTAGTCTTATCAAATGGAGATGCATGTGATAAATATTCGCTTgtttatcaaacttttttttatattagtgacaaaatgattattttttagtgtTATAATAGATggtattttcaatttaaatgacGACAAAATGATTATTCTTTTTGGGGTCGGCCTTGATTTCAAACACCTTCGAATCAATATTTATGGAATGCTATGGCAggtaaatagttttttttaacaacgaatatattattaataataactgGTATCTGCACAAGACGAATATATCGGGAAAAACAGAACTACAAAATAAATGCGTCGTATATATgcggaacaccaatgaaaaAGCTAAAAACATACACCACCTAGTAGAGGTTCACTTCCATCCCATTCTTAGAAGGACACTCCAGCCTCCATACCACCCAAGTGGACCATCAACCCGACCCATAAAGATGCCCCTAGACTCTAACTCCCAATCTCGAATATGGTAGGTAAATAGTATACTAGCATAATGGTGTCATGCCATAtagttttgtaaaaattaaaaatgatttcaCACCTCAACAACTGCAATGTACGTCACATCAACCATAATGGTGTCGCCAATCGCCATAACCAGGCTTCACGATGACTACTCCAAGCAATTGTACCACCATTCCAAGCTATACCATAACCAATTCATACTTCTACCCACGAGGCCATCACGCGTCTTCATACTCTAGGACACATAACTTCTCAACACATTGAGCTTGGTTCATCTTCACACTACATAGTACATATGAGCCTCAAATTCAATAATTTATGCCGCAATGCCCTGTACAAGAGGagtgatcagtgcattttaatgcacattcttctactattgtactagtgtattcctatggtttaatttactattttcactattttaacgtgtttttatatttaagtttatttctaactttattttattttcgcacttaatttatgaataaatagcactttgacacccttccagtccgcaggtcataactggagttacgaatatcggattgaggcgcgggaagatgcgttggaaagctgagatcaggagctacaactttcatgttgag from Trifolium pratense cultivar HEN17-A07 linkage group LG5, ARS_RC_1.1, whole genome shotgun sequence encodes:
- the LOC123886578 gene encoding uncharacterized protein LOC123886578, coding for MDRSWMRANRLSTEYRHGVMEFLQFAESNAELERPPPEFPPLFLCPCINCANKEPKRTKKEIMNHLICDGICQNYTQWIWHGEVVAMPSVSHRESGSVDIDDRLEDMMRDIGEDSFKRAHVYETLCSDKDEPLYPGCTNFTRLSAVLKLFNLKAKNGWTDKSFTELLELLIQMLPEGNVMPNRYYEAKKVLCPMGLEYEKIHACPNDCILYRKEFVNYNHCPTCKASRYKKKDGDSSDDEVTKTGPPAKVVWYLPIISRFKRLFANANDAKNLRWHAEERKCDGQIRHVADSLQWKKIDSLFPNFGKESRNLRLGLATDGMNPFGNQSTNHSSWPVLLMIYNLSPWLCMKRKYIMLSMMISGPRQPGNDIDVYLSPLIDDLKVLWEEGVDVFDSYSGEQFNMRAMLFCTINDFPAYGNLSGYSVKGHNACPICEKKTCYKQLKNGKKTVYLGHRKFLNRYHPYRRLRKAFDGDQENGVAPTPLTGEEVYERQRDINVVFGKCQKPKGRVPKAKVPKAESESVKRKKQPVVKSIWKKRSVFFDLPYWSSLDVRHCIDVMHVEKNVCDSVIGTLLDIKGKTKDGAHARLDMDLMGIRQELLPQKINDKTYLPPACHTLSKDEKTSFCKCLQSIKVPHGYSSNVKSLVSMKDLKLIGLKSHDCHVLMQQLLPVAIRGILPDNVRKAICRLCLFFNAICCKAIDPLKLDELENEAAVILCQLEMYFPPSFFDIMVHLIVHLVREIRLCGPIYLRWMYPIERYMKILKGYTKNPHRPEASIVERYIAEEAIEFCSNYLSEVDAIGVPKSRHDGRCDGVGTQGLNVKSMHIDIILQAHLYILNNTDEVQPYLSAHKSIIKKIHDKMNEKWVLREHNKKFSEWFKEKVCQDDSVSDTIKWLSYEPKCNILTWSAYDINKTSFYTKSKDDRSTMQNSGVMIVAESMHFSSSKDKNPVMASTPYFGVIEEIWEVDYVVFKVPLFKCKWIDINNGVRIDELGFTIVDLCKLAYKDEPFIMASQAKQVFYVKDPSNERWSVVLQGKNVHGSYENQELDISEIPPFSSDVPTFIEENEEDDVHAAIRLDHDEGIWD
- the LOC123886579 gene encoding uncharacterized protein LOC123886579, producing MADSTDNSAETSQRNKKSVRGPTMLKAIENVRKSGIKIPLQFDLETGECYGNNASHFKSYVALLTRERCSIAKELWKHIPEGVKNAMWTDIKAIFVIPEFDDAKRNDHFKKIWFHYAAERWKDFKSRLTRTYITDPKPDDVPPYVKYPYIKKDIWEEFVKYRQTSDFKEKSQKGRENHAKNVYPHVLSRGGYKRLEEQMINEKRLSLSKDSSGLTDDDRHPSPPERYETWTRARQKKGGEFTSEPVKKVAEKIEKIVEDSKKGDFVPTRRHDVLTEAIGTPEHGGSVRGVGKKHNITTYWGRSKVSRQSQGIDVKEQLAAFKADLEAKFEEKLAQERKMMQDSLMETLKSMGLSQTSDTNNRVMVPEAQTEQLVVTGSAKGSCSPAPVKMQNELKEVVVTESAKGSRSPAPVAEAQDNMDDVQKLLMMVLKRGDDHLDVELIHCSMCTNFLMSCKCIRELLVGFIWLDMSTLSVWCSYIHRLCIENNTTNVYGILEPTFLNIVGDAGKKSDQRISQSKCKKYIQHKLQNEKKECQLLPFNHGGHWQLIVLCPKINTVVVICSLHWKLNPIMEKIVSSVFTVDQMANGNRKNNTVWLYPQARKQYNSNDCGYYVMKNMLDIVTAKITDSWMEVFNDPKELTAEEMYELRLRWSTYFLELLEG